ATTTTGTGGCATTTAGGCGAAAACACGCTGCGCTTTAGCGAATTAAGAAAGACTTTACCACAGATCACGCAAAAAATGTTGACGCAACAGCTGCGCGAATTAGAAGCGAACGGCTTAATCACGCGTTTCGTTTATACGCAAGTACCGCCCAAAGTCGAATATTCTCTTACCGACACAGGCAAAACATTGTTGCCTGTTTTAGCTTCGATTACCCAATGGGGTGTTGGCTATGCCAAAAATGCGGATCCAACTTGCGAAATTCCGCCCTGCCCGCACGACTGAACGAAGAAGAGCACGCGTTGATCAGCAACCCAGATGTGCAACAACGCTTCAACTCGCCTCTTGTTTTTCGCACGCGAAACATTTTCCTTTTTATGGAATATGACGTATAATGGAAATACGCATATCTGAAAATTTATCGCAAAGGAGTGTTTCGCATGAATCTTGATTTTGCCAAATTGCCAGCCATCGGCTCCTCCGGCATCGCCCAACGGACAATCGAGCACGCAGACTCCTCCTTGTACCATGGTCACGGTAAACTAAAAGACCTCTTGGCAAGCCCCGTCTATATCGACCTCATCATTCGCGCTGCCGTCAGCGCCGTAGACCCTCACCTGCCGGAGGAATTCGCAACGATCGGAACCAGCTTCGAATTTCGCCATGAAAAACCGACCGTAGTCGGCATGTCCGTCACCATAAAGGCAACACTGACCGCAATCGAAGGAAGCAATTTGACGTTTTCCGTGACAGCCGCCGATGAGCTCGGTGAAATCGGGCGCGGTACGCACACGCGCAGCATCATCCAAACCGATCGCTTTCTGGCTAAAGTCAACGAACGCGTCAAATTGATCAAACCGATTCCATTTAAATGATTTTCGCAGAATAAATAAAAAAGCTGCCTCTTTCGATTCTTTGATCGATTGAGGCAGCTTTTATTCCGGCATCCATAGAAAAGGATTTTATCTTTTCCCGCCGAAGAAACTATCAAACTTCTTTTTCTTGGAGGACTGCATGAAGCATCAAATTCTCGCTCAATACCGCGAACAGATCGATTTATACCGCGATTTCACGCAGCAGCTGCTGACTTTGGTTGCCGATCTTCTGAAGGCGGAAGGCATTCGCATTCATTCCCTCACTGCACGGACAAAGGAAGAAGACAGCCTGGAAGAAAAAATCGCCAAGAACCCCGGCAAATACTTTTGCCTCGAAGACATCACCGACATTGCCGGGCTTCGCATCACCACTTACTTTGAAGATGACGTCGACCGGGTCGCCGCGATCATCCAGCGCGAATTTTATATCGACGAACTCAATTCGATCGACAAGCGCCTCTTAATCGACCCGGATCGCTTCGGTTATCTCTCCTTGCATTACGTCGCTTCGCTGGCCGCGAGCCGTTATGCGCTGCCGGAATACGAGAAATTCAAGGACTGTAAGGTGGAATTTCAAATCCGCTCCATCCTGCAGCATGCCTGGGCCGAGATCGAACATGACCTCGGTTACAAATACCAGTTTTCCATCCCGCGCGAGATACGGCGCAGTTTCTCCCGTTTGGCCGGCCTGCTCGAAATCGCCGACCAGGAATTTCGCAACATCCGCACCTCACTGGCAGACTATGAACAGGATATCGCACGACGGATCAGCGACGCGCCGGAAAAAGTCTTCCTTGATCGCGTCTCTTTGTCCGCTTTTTTGGAGCGCAGCCTGATCGTCGACGAATTGAACCGCGACATTTTGTCGGTCAAAACCTCTTACGAAATCTATCCGGCTTATCAACTGGACAGTTTCATTAGCCAGCTGCATTTCTTCCAAATCGAATCGATCGCACAATTAGAAAAAGCGCTGCGCGAAAACCGCAGTTCCATCCTAAGCCTGGCTCATTCGTTTCTCAAAAAAGATTCCAACACCGCAGCGGACGAATTCACCGAGCTGCCGAATACGATCAGCATTTTTTATTTATGCTATGCCCTGATCGGAAAAAAAGGCTCCGTAGCCTCTGCTCTCGCATTCCTCTCTGAATACAGCATCGGCAACGCGACAGAGCGAGAAAGCCTTGCGCATTATTTGATTGAGTTTCAACTGGAATAACGCCTGACTTGTGCAAAATACTCTCTTGTTATGTTATGGAAAAAATGATTTACACTCTACAGGAAATCTTACTTTCTCTCACGTCGCACAAGCAGTAGAATAAGCATATTCATTGTATCGGGAGGTTCACGTGGCATGACCAAAGAAATCTTTTTTACGCTGTTAGCAGTACTGATTGTCGGCGCACTCCTCTGGCATTTCCGCTCAGGTTTCGCCGGAGAAAGTCCAACTACCGCCAACATCGATGCCTTATTGCGTAATGAGGCAACTCGCAACGGAGGTCAACTTATACGACTAGAAAATACCATGTGGGGTAAAGTCGATCAGCAAAAATATGACGTTTCTTATTTTGAGGTGAATGTGAACCGACGCCCAGAATTGCTGGCGCAATTAAAGAAAAAATGCAATGGAAGTGCTCGGCAAGTCTTTTACAGCAGTTTATCTTTTAAGGATTCACCAGAGCGAATTTGCATTATCAAAAGCCAAGACCCGTATGATATTATTCGTGTCATGGGAACCGACGGCACAAACTATGATATTAACAACGAGCAAATCATTAAAAAACTTAAAGAGTGGGATGAACGCTACGGAATCATTATCAAAGGAGCCGATGGCGATTGGGTCGATGTGCAGTTTAAAGTGATGCCATCAGATATGAAAAAATTTGCTGAAGAAGTGTACGTGTTTTGTCCTGATGCTGTTGAGCAAAACGCTGGCAGTATTGAAGCGCTAGTGGTAGAAATGAACAAATATCATGGCGTATTTTTATGGTGGGATTAAAATATCCGCTTTTCCTTTCTTCCTAATTTCAACCAATAAAATAAAACCAACCGCCCGCTTCAATCACGCGAAGCGAGCGGTTTTCTTTTTGCATCCGGCAGCGTTACTTTTTCGCATACTGAAACAGCACGCCCGAAACGATCACGACGGCCCCGGCAATTGCGCTGGGAAGAATCGGTTCGTTTAGAAACAGGGCGATATAAAGCAATGAAATAAACGGCGTTACATACAATAAGTTCGATAGGATATGCGTTTCGCCGCCCGCCAGCGCTTTGAACCAAAAGACATAAGATATGCCATTTACAAAGACGCCGTTAAAAATGATCCAAGGCCATACGTCGCTGCCGGGCAGCGGAATCGTTGAAAAAGCCAGCACGGTCGGCACGATGGCCATGAACGCCGAGAGAAAATAGATAAAGACGCTGATAATTTTATCGAAATCAAACCGCTTCGCAAGGACGGAAAAAAGCGCGAAAACGAACGCGCCGACAATCGCAAGCAAATCGCCGTTGAGATTTGTCAGATTGAATTGCGTCAGCTCTCCCTGGGTCGTGATGATAATGATGCCGCAAAAACTGACCAGCATCCCCGCAAGTTTTTTTACGGTCAGCTTGTCCGTTCCGAAGACAACGGAGAGCAGCAACACCAAAATCGGCCACGTGTAAGCAAGAATGAAGCCTTCGGCTGCCGTCGTTTTACTCAACGCGCCATAGAGAAAAAGGTAATAAAGATAATTCCCCAGCAGACCAAGTCCGGCCATGATCGCATATTCTTTCTTGCCGTATTGCCTCCAGTC
The Azotosporobacter soli DNA segment above includes these coding regions:
- a CDS encoding thioesterase family protein; translated protein: MNLDFAKLPAIGSSGIAQRTIEHADSSLYHGHGKLKDLLASPVYIDLIIRAAVSAVDPHLPEEFATIGTSFEFRHEKPTVVGMSVTIKATLTAIEGSNLTFSVTAADELGEIGRGTHTRSIIQTDRFLAKVNERVKLIKPIPFK
- a CDS encoding DUF4253 domain-containing protein yields the protein MTKEIFFTLLAVLIVGALLWHFRSGFAGESPTTANIDALLRNEATRNGGQLIRLENTMWGKVDQQKYDVSYFEVNVNRRPELLAQLKKKCNGSARQVFYSSLSFKDSPERICIIKSQDPYDIIRVMGTDGTNYDINNEQIIKKLKEWDERYGIIIKGADGDWVDVQFKVMPSDMKKFAEEVYVFCPDAVEQNAGSIEALVVEMNKYHGVFLWWD
- a CDS encoding DMT family transporter; this encodes MKACSGAGRKNAYVNLALCILLWASIPVITKKMLLELNSLQILFYSTALSTLVMAILALSRKKAADWRQYGKKEYAIMAGLGLLGNYLYYLFLYGALSKTTAAEGFILAYTWPILVLLLSVVFGTDKLTVKKLAGMLVSFCGIIIITTQGELTQFNLTNLNGDLLAIVGAFVFALFSVLAKRFDFDKIISVFIYFLSAFMAIVPTVLAFSTIPLPGSDVWPWIIFNGVFVNGISYVFWFKALAGGETHILSNLLYVTPFISLLYIALFLNEPILPSAIAGAVVIVSGVLFQYAKK
- a CDS encoding helix-turn-helix domain-containing protein, whose protein sequence is MIRFLNNEYHCPLELTLSIIGGKWKALILWHLGENTLRFSELRKTLPQITQKMLTQQLRELEANGLITRFVYTQVPPKVEYSLTDTGKTLLPVLASITQWGVGYAKNADPTCEIPPCPHD